One window of the Cryptomeria japonica chromosome 7, Sugi_1.0, whole genome shotgun sequence genome contains the following:
- the LOC131068794 gene encoding F-box/kelch-repeat protein At1g80440-like gives MDFLQELPEQIFRDILLRVPYKSQSNIKQLLEPAKEMMESFQFYQDRIKFGLSKKYICLLLSNKRISMYDPIDESSELLPHIPTNANVHKIINVNHKIVVLDEEDNVIPHFLIYDLLSNTWKCGARIPTHRHRFYPFACCASPDGSIYIAGGYNKYGGNNDHLREAAIYKVDEDKWELLPEMPQEIGNCKGVFIEGMFYVIGIVNNRCQRFDPNTRVWTTITTNMSLPHFGLDILYAFGRLIAFDNEGIMQYDWEENVWRELEPLPQLFTLFVRATVWCDQIFFCGNTHTLPHSEFYMYKPGPAFPQRWIYVDEPNISRELLVHSLATVEV, from the coding sequence ATGGACTTTTTGCAGGAACTCCCTGAGCAAATATTTCGAGACATCTTATTAAGAGTGCCATACAAATCTCAATCAAACATTAAACAGCTGTTGGAACCTGCTAAAGAAATGATGGAAAGTTTTCAGTTTTATCAAGATAGAATTAAGTTTGGGCTGAGTAAGAAATATATATGCTTGCTCCTGTCTAATAAGAGGATATCTATGTACGATCCTATTGATGAATCATCTGAACTGCTCCCTCATATTCCAACAAACGCAAATGTTCATAAGATTATAAATGTGAATCACAAGATTGTTGTGCTGGACGAGGAAGATAATGTTATTCCACACTTTTTGATATATGATTTATTATCTAATACATGGAAGTGTGGTGCTAGAATTCCCACCCACAGACATCGATTTTATCCATTTGCATGTTGTGCCTCCCCTGATGGATCGATTTACATTGCAGGAGGATATAACAAATATGGAGGAAATAATGATCACCTCCGTGAAGCGGCAATTTATAAAGTAGACGAAGACAAGTGGGAGCTTCTTCCTGAGATGCCCCAAGAAATTGGCAATTGTAAGGGTGTTTTTATTGAAGGAATGTTTTATGTCATTGGTATTGTCAATAATAGATGTCAAAGATTTGATCCCAACACAAGAGTATGGACaacgataacaacaaatatgtcttTGCCTCACTTTGGCCTTGACATTTTGTATGCGTTTGGACGACTAATtgcgtttgataatgaaggaataatGCAATATGATTGGGAAGAAAATGTATGGAGAGAATTGGAACCTCTCCCTCAACTCTTTACTTTATTTGTTCGTGCCACAGTGTGGTGTGATCAAATTTTCTTTTGTGGAAATACTCATACTCTTCCACATTCAGAATTTTATATGTATAAACCTGGACCAGCTTTTCCTCAGAGGTGGATTTATGTTGATGAACCGAACATTTCTCGGGAATTGCTTGTCCACTCTCTTGCCACTGTAGAAGTTTAA